One stretch of Hemitrygon akajei chromosome 18, sHemAka1.3, whole genome shotgun sequence DNA includes these proteins:
- the LOC140741631 gene encoding fidgetin-like has product MHWTPEHAQGPEQYLDISFTMSSLAHKPEENHLIQQHPRYEWANDDISALTASNLLKKYAEKYSGTVNSSFERPEQNPYIDAPLGPINEQKNENESWQMSFHEQGSFSASSIDDGLTDSKARVNSTLPPGSGSVGIGGSSMVTNSLSEPCYPSNTSGPTSASCIQSCLVPIGTSQEGYTATYLTSDHCSQATSAVPSSLTSSLSSSSFLQPVHSRSTLMSSYNSTFTGLNSIYNYPSNHYPSQSSSGPGYSGVHLPPLGIPAPIRLPSSSRHSIDPRYAYQSHSLTKDSLSPVTNGSSGALKRKTFDANLREDEGLNRYSYRQQRTALSLYQMPNDVALGDCQDNHFGRNGDMLPVEFKTRKQHIVNDLTDKYGDHGKKRMMSPPYHSEQLPLQSSSSEAFVKFTSALLDSEVVDEQDHMLNPQMQARRVETVTASSQLEEQLKSMDSQLLSLVTNEIVDSSPPVQWGDIAGLDTAKAVIEQQILWPLLRPEAYNGANRAPKSILLFGPRGGGKTMLTRCIATHLGATFLKVSGSSFISKWKGDGEMILQAMFLVARSRQPSVIFINELDVMLSNPVGEGSIHLKSIKAKLLSHVEGVLNSNSDRIIVIGGTRHPDDIEETIHRYFIKRLYISPPDSIARRQILIYTLSQQDHCLSDGEISSIVQNTEGYSGSDLMQLCQEAASEQDGQRKAATYKDFENAFCKVRPSISEKDLKLYTEWSKLFGSCV; this is encoded by the coding sequence ATGCATTGGACTCCAGAGCATGCTCAGGGACCAGAGCAGTACCTCGATATCTCATTCACAATGTCTTCTCTAGCTCACAAACCAGAAGAGAACCATCTCATACAGCAGCATCCCCGGTACGAGTGGGCAAATGATGACATTTCTGCACTGACAGCCTCTAATTTGCTCAAGAAATATGCAGAGAAGTACTCTGGGACTGTGAACTCTTCATTTGAGAGGCCAGAGCAAAATCCTTACATAGATGCTCCACTTGGACCAATTAATGAACAAAAGAATGAAAACGAATCCTGGCAAATGTCCTTTCATGAACAGGGATCATTTTCTGCAAGTTCAATAGATGATGGTCTTACAGACAGTAAAGCAAGAGTTAATTCTACCCTCCCACCAGGAAGTGGCAGCGTAGGCATCGGAGGTTCCTCTATGGTGACCAACAGTCTTTCCGAACCTTGCTATCCAAGTAATACAAGTGGTCCTACCTCTGCCTCGTGCATTCAATCCTGCCTTGTACCAATTGGAACATCTCAGGAAGGTTACACCGCAACTTATTTAACTTCAGACCACTGTAGCCAAGCTACATCTGCAGTTCCTTCCTCTCTTACTTCATCTTTAAGTAGTTCAAGTTTTTTGCAGCCAGTACATTCCAGGTCCACTTTAATGTCCTCTTATAATTCAACTTTCACCGGACTAAACTCAATCTACAACTACCCCTCAAACCATTACCCTTCTCAGTCGAGCTCTGGCCCTGGTTACTCAGGAGTACATCTTCCGCCCTTAGGTATTCCAGCTCCTATTCGTCTTCCTTCCTCATCCCGCCATTCCATAGACCCAAGATATGCCTATCAGAGCCATAGTTTGactaaggattctttatctcctGTTACCAATGGCTCAAGCGGTGCTTTAAAGAGAAAAACATTTGATGCAAACCTGAGAGAGGATGAGGGTCTGAATAGGTACAGTTATAGACAGCAAAGGACTGCTTTAAGTTTGTATCAGATGCCAAATGATGTGGCACTTGGTGATTGTCAAGACAATCACTTTGGTAGAAATGGTGACATGTTGCCTGTAGAATTCAAAACAAGGAAGCAACATATTGTGAATGACCTTACTGATAAATACGGCGACCATGGGAAGAAAAGAATGATGTCACCACCATACCATAGTGAACAGCTTCCACTTCAGTCAAGCTCATCCGAAGCTTTTGTGAAGTTCACTTCTGCATTATTGGACAGCGAAGTGGTGGATGAGCAAGACCACATGCTTAACCCCCAGATGCAGGCTCGGAGAGTCGAGACGGTTACTGCGAGCAGTCAGTTGGAGGAGCAATTGAAAAGCATGGATTCTCAACTCCTAAGCTTAGTAACCAATGAAATTGTGGATTCGAGTCCTCCTGTACAGTGGGGTGATATCGCTGGACTGGATACTGCAAAGGCAGTGATTGAACAACAGATATTGTGGCCTTTGTTGAGACCAGAAGCGTACAATGGTGCAAATAGGGCACCAAAAAGCATTTTGCTGTTTGGACCTCGTGGAGGAGGCAAAACGATGCTCACAAGATGCATTGCCACTCACCTAGGGGCAACTTTCCTGAAGGTCAGTGGTTCTTCCTTCATCTCTAAGtggaagggagatggagagatgATCTTACAGGCTATGTTTCTTGTAGCTCGGTCTCGTCAACCATCTGTCATCTTTATCAATGAACTTGATGTCATGCTCTCTAACCCTGTGGGTGAAGGAAGCATCCACCTTAAGTCTATTAAAGCCAAATTACTGTCTCATGTAGAAGGTGTGCTGAACTCAAACAGTGACCGTATTATAGTCATTGGAGGTACTAGGCACCCAGATGATATTGAGGAGACCATCCACAGGTACTTTATAAAGCGTCTTTATATCTCTCCACCGGATAGCATTGCAAGGCGCCAAATTTTAATCTATACCTTGTCCCAACAAGACCATTGCCTGAGTGATGGGGAAATTAGCTCAATTGTTCAGAATACAGAAGGATATTCAGGGAGCGATCTCATGCAGCTCTGTCAGGAAGCGGCTTCCGAGCAAGATGGTCAGCGGAAAGCTGCCACCTACAAAGATTTTGAAAATGCATTTTGTAAAGTCCGCCCCAGCATTTCAGAAAAGGATCTGAAGTTGTACACAGAATGGAGCAAGTTGTTTGGGTCTTGTGTCTGA